TTTGGAGCAAAGCACAGGAGTGGGTTTCGAAATTGTCGATTTGCTTTTTGAGATTGCTAAATGACATTTGAAACTCCATTGGTTGTATATTATTTTATCTACTTGTTTAAATAAAATACAAATATACATAAACATTTTTTCTGTTTAACAATTCTGTGTTTTTGTTAAACAAATTTATTATTTTTGTGTTCATAAGTAGAGCTTCCGGCTTTTGCAATTAAGTATTAAATCCTTAATCGATGAACAACATCAAGACTGTATTTTCAATTGGAGACCTTGAGGGACTATCTGGGATAAAAGCACATACAATACGCATTTGGGAAAAAAGATATGGTCTTCTTTCACCAGAGCGGAGCGAAAATAACTTACGTTATTATGGTCTTGATGAATTGCGTAAGCTTCTTAATGTGGTACTTCTGACAGGTTACGGAGTGAAGATTTCTAAAGTAGCCAAAATGAGAACCGAGGAAATCGAGATGATGGTGGGCGAAATTCGTGTTGGCAGGGAGGACATCAAACATACACTCCATCTCTTCAAGCTGGCAATGATGACTTTTGACCAACCACTGTTTTTGGATGCCACTGATCATCTTTTAATAAAAATGCCATTTGAAAAAGTTTTCCTTGAGTACTACATTCCTTTTTTACAGGAGATTGGCCTGATGTGGCAGGCCGGAACTATCCAACCGGCTCACGAGCATTTTATCAGTTGTCTGATACGTATGATATTAATCCAGCAGATTTCTTTGTGTAGCAGAAGAGTCAGAAAAGGCACGGTGCCTGCGTATGTGCTTTTCCTTCCTTTTGGCGAAATCCATGAACTGGGTCTCATGTTTCTGCAATACTTAATTACTTCTTACGGTGAGGGTTGCGTATATCTCGGGAGCAGTATTCCGTTAGATAGCCTGTCAGAGGTTACCAAGCTTTTCAGAGGTGTTACTTTCATCACCTACATGACGGTACTGCCTGAAGAAAAACCGCTCGATGAATATGTTGAGGCATTACTCGAAAAGGTACGAGACAACCATTCGCAACTTTGGATAGTAGGTCGCCGTGTTGCCGAACTGACACTGGATGATAGGGATAGCCTTACTCTTTTTACTACGTTGCAGGATATTGCTGCAAAATTATCATAACTATACTGCAAATAGGTGTATTAGATTTTAAATCTAAACTTTTACATTAGCAAATTATATGGTTTTGTTCAGCCTTTCTTCCTGTTTTTTATTCTCTAGTTATTCAATTGCCTTCTGTTTAGAGACTTTCTGTAATTTATAGTACAGCTATAAATAACTATTACCTAAACAAAAATTAATTTTTTGTTTAATTGTTTAAGTGTTTTTGTTAAACAAAATTTTGTATTATAATTTTGAGACACTAACCTAAAAATAGAACTTATGAAAAGAAATTTTTTCAGAAAGGGGATTGCAATACTCACCCTTGCTTTTATTCCAGTTGTGTCATCGTGCAGTGATGATGATAATGAGCAAATGCCACAGGGCAATACCATTGTTGATATAGCTTCATCGAATGCTAATCTTTCTTTGCTGGTAGATGCTCTTGATAGAGCTGACTTAGCGGCAACTCTTGACGGAAACGGAAGTTTTACAGTGTTTGCACCAACTAACCAGGCATTTACAGCATTCCTGCAACAAAAAGGATTTGCGAATCTTGATGCTGTTCCGGTTCCGGTTCTTAAGGAAATACTGCTTAACCATGTCATTTCAGGTGCGGTTACATCATCGTCACTTACTACTGGCTATGTGAAGACAATGGCCAAAGGAAGTGCATCGGCAACCAACACATTAAGTATGTATATCAATACAGCTAATGGGGTTGTGATCAATGGAGGTGCAGCCAATGGAGGTGCCACAGTAACTACAGCCGATGTAATGGCAAGTAATGGTGTAGTACACATTGTGGGAAATGTTATCGATTTGCCTACTGTGACGAGCCATGCCATTGCCAATCCTGATTTCTCGATTCTTGTTCAGGCACTTACAAGAAACGATCAGCCTGACTTTGCTGGCATTCTTTCTGGTACACAAAATTCACCATTTACGGTATTTGCACCAACCAATTCAGCATTTGCCAGCCTGTTGACCGAACTTAACCTTACGGGTCTGTCACAGATTCCACAGGCAACTTTGGAAAATACTCTAAAATATCATGTCGTGGCAGGACAAAATATATTGTCCGCATCGCTTATGAATAATATGAGCGTGACTACATTCCAGGGTAGCAACTTTACGGTTAATACTCAGGGTGGGGCTTCTATAAGAGATGCTAATGGTAGAGTGTCTACAATTACAGCAACTGACGTTCAGGCTTCTAACGGTGTTGTGCATGTAATTAATAAGGTACTTTTACCTCCTATGTAATAGCTAAAAAGAAGTGAGTAGAATTTACAGGGTGTCTTTTTTAAAGGCACCCTCATTTATTTAGTAATTTATTGCTATAATCTGAAATCGTTCAATATTTATTTTTTCTTAAAAAACAAAGCTCTGTTATATTCATAATTCATTCTTGCAATACTCAGGACAGAGATACCCTGAGGGCATTCGACTTCACAGGCTTCTGTATTTGAGCAGTGTCCGAAGTGTTCAGCATCCATTTGTCGTACCATATTCAACACACGTTCGCTGCGTTCTTCCTTTCCTTGAGGAAGCGAAACCATATGCGTGATTTTTGCAGATGTAAATAAGGCTGCACTTGCATTTTTACAGGTAGCCACGCAAGCCCCGCAACCAATACAGGCTGCGGCATCGAATGCTTCTTCAGCAGTCTGATGCGTAACGGCAATGGCTGTTGCATCTGGAGCCTGGCCTGTGTTTATCGAAACAAATCCACCGGAAGAGATAATTCGGTCAAATGCCGACCGGTCAACTTTAAGGTCTTTTTTGACAGGAAAAGCCTCTGCCCGAAAAGGTTCTATCAAAATTGTTTCGCCGTCTTTGAAAGAACGCAGGTGAAGCTGGCAGGTGGTTGTCTGTTTCAGAGGGCCGTGTGCGATACCGTTAATCATCATCCCACATTGTCCGCAAATTCCCTCGCGGCAATCATGGTCAAATTCTACGGGTTCATCGCCTTCAAGAATCAGCTTTTCATTCAAAGTATCCAGCATTTCCAGAAATGACATATGTGGATTAAGTTCAGTAAGATCATAATTTACCAGTTTCCCTTCACTTTGACGGTCTTTCTGTCTCCATATTTTCAGGTGTAAATCCATAATTCCTGTGTTTTTCTTATTTATAACTTCTAACCGTCGGTTTTACTTCTTCAAAAATTAACGGTTCTTTGACGAGCTCCGGTTCCTTGTTTTCACCCGTCCAATTCCAGGCAGAAATAAATTGAAATTCAGCATCGTTTCGTAATGCTTCTCCGTCAGGAGTTTGAAATTCTTCCCTAAAATGGGCGCCACAGGATTCATTCCGGGTTAACGCATCATAACACATCAATTCGCCAATTTCGAAGTAATCTGCCACACGGCCAGCCTTCTCAAGTTCGCTATTCATTGCGTTTCCTTGTCCGGAAACTTTCACATCTTTATAAAATTCCTGTTTCAGTTTCCTGATTTCGTTGATGGCATATTTTAATCCTTCTTCATTTCGCGCCAGACCGCAATAATCATAGAGCAGTTTTCCCAAAGTTTTATGGAAATAATCTACCGTTTTTGTTCCTTTGATAGAGATGAAGTTTTCAATTTGCTGCTTCACATGATTCTCAGCTTTTTCAAACTCTGGAGTAGTAGTAGCTATTTTTCCGGTATGAATTTCATTCGATAAATAATTTGCTATGGTGTAAGGAGCGATAAAATAGCCATCAACGGAAGCCTGTAGTAAGGAGTTGGCACCTAATCGATTGGCTCCATGGTCTGCAAAATTGGCTTCTCCCAAGGCAAATAACCCCGGAATGGTCGTCATCAATTCATAATCCACCCAAAGCCCGCCCATCGAAAAGTGTGCGGATGGGGAAATCATCATCGGTTCCTGATACGCATCATATCCGGTAATCTTAAGATACATATCAAAAAGATTTCCATATTTCTCCTGAATCTTTTCTTTCCCCTGTTCTTTTATGGCTTTGGAAAAATCAAGATAGACCGCATTTTTTAAAGGGCCAATCCCGAAACCGGCATCAATTCTTTCTTTTGCAGCCCTTGAGGAAATATCTCTGGGCGCTAAATTTCCAAATGCAGGGTATCTTCTTTCCAGATAATAATCCCTTTCATTTTCAGGAATATCATTCGCTTTTCTGGTTTCGTTTTTATTGGATGGCACCCATATCCGCCCGTCATTTCGTAAGGATTCGGACATCAGCGTTAATTTTGACTGATAATCACCAGATTGGGGCAGGGAAGTAGGATGAACCTGTATCCAGCTTGGTGATGCCATCAAAGCGCCTTTTTTGTGCGCCCTCCAGATGGCAGAACCATTGCATCCCATAGCCAGCGTTGACAAATAATATATTTTGCCATAACCTCCGGTTGCCAAAACCACGGCGTGTGCGGCATGTCGTTCAATTGCTCCTGTATCCAGATTCCTGACAATAATTCCTCTTGCTTTTCCGTCAATCACAACCAGGTCGAGCATTTCGTGTCTTGAAAATAGTTGTACGCTTTTCTTCCCGACTTGTCGCATCAAAGCCTGATAAGCACCCAATAGCAATTGCTGTCCGGTTTGTCCTCTCGCATAAAAAGTGCGGCTTACCTGGACGCCACCAAAAGAACGGTTGTTGAGATAACCACCGTATTCTCTTCCAAAAGGAACACCCTGTGCAACCGCCTGGTCAATCAGGTTTAGTGAACATTCTGCCATTCGATAAACATTGGCTTCCCGGGCCCTGAAATCTCCGCCTTTCAATGTGTCGACAAACATCCGGTAGACACTGTCACCATCATTTTTATAGTTTTTTGCAGCATTTACACCGCCTTGCGCTGCAACAGAATGCGCCCTTCTCGGGCTATCCTGAAAACAGAATGATTTTACATTATAACCCATTTCTCCCAATGAAGCTGCAATGGAACTCCCTGCCAGACCGGTTCCAACAACAATGACATCCAGTTTTTTTCGGTTAGCCGGATTTACAAGTTTTGCCGTTTTTTTATAGTTCTCCCATTTTTTTTCTAAAGGGCCTTCGGGTATTTTTGAATCTAAAACCATACGATTTCAATTTAGCGGTAAGTGAAGAATATATAAACAGGCATCAATGCAAATCCTATACTGATGATAACAGAATAGGCGATACCAACTCTTTGGAACCATCTTACAAACTTCGGATGGTACAATCCCAAAGTTCTGGCGGCACTGTGAATTCCGTGAATTAAATGATAACATAAAGCAATCATTGAAATGGCATAGATAAGGACATACCACCATTCCCGGAAAACAGTCACTACTATAATATATAAATCTTTATTTCCATTGGCATCCAAAGGCGGATTTCCGAATTTATAGACATACCAGAAATTCTGAAAATGAATGACAAGGAAAATTAAAATCAGTGTTCCCAAAACGCCCATATTTCTGGAGTACCATTTGCTTGCTCTTCCCCGATTTTCCACTTGGTAGTTTCCGCCTGCTTTTTTGTTTTTTAAGGTAATGACCAAACCATCAATTGCGTGGAGGATAATGCTTGCATACAGTATATATGAAACTAATTTAATAAGAATATTTCCGGACAGGAAGTGGGAATACGCATTAAATTGAAGATGCGCCTGTTCCTGTGGTAAAAATAGTTGGAGGTTTCCCAGGAAATGAATCAGGAGAAAGAAGCTTAGAAAAAGCCCCGTAAGGCACATTAGCATTTTTCGAGATAAAGTTGAAAGCATACTTTTCAGTTTAGATTACTACTAACCAGGAATTAGTATCCAAAGTTCTCTGATGCCAATAAAGATAATCAATAAAAAAATACGATTTTTCAGACGTATGATTTTTTTACGTTTGAATAATCATTTGAAGTTCAGAAATCAGGATTGCAATTAAATATTCCCCTTTTCTAAAGTCCGATTCAACCATCAATTTGTCCGGTTGGCCTATTTATTAATTTCTGTTCTATCATACCCATGCTACTTTTGGTACAGAAATTAACTAAGTATCAATCATTAATATCTAAAATAATGGAAATAGGTAGTACAAAAAAAGCAGTAACAATAAACTTGACTGATGGAATTCAAAAAAACACACATCATCTTCATTACCCTCTCAATTTGATAGTACTTCTGATCTCTGTTTTCTTTGTTGGTCCAGCATCAGCGCAGAACCAAAAAGCACAGGGATTACCAGAAAATATCACAGATG
This portion of the Flavobacterium lindanitolerans genome encodes:
- a CDS encoding MerR family transcriptional regulator; the encoded protein is MNNIKTVFSIGDLEGLSGIKAHTIRIWEKRYGLLSPERSENNLRYYGLDELRKLLNVVLLTGYGVKISKVAKMRTEEIEMMVGEIRVGREDIKHTLHLFKLAMMTFDQPLFLDATDHLLIKMPFEKVFLEYYIPFLQEIGLMWQAGTIQPAHEHFISCLIRMILIQQISLCSRRVRKGTVPAYVLFLPFGEIHELGLMFLQYLITSYGEGCVYLGSSIPLDSLSEVTKLFRGVTFITYMTVLPEEKPLDEYVEALLEKVRDNHSQLWIVGRRVAELTLDDRDSLTLFTTLQDIAAKLS
- a CDS encoding fasciclin domain-containing protein — protein: MKRNFFRKGIAILTLAFIPVVSSCSDDDNEQMPQGNTIVDIASSNANLSLLVDALDRADLAATLDGNGSFTVFAPTNQAFTAFLQQKGFANLDAVPVPVLKEILLNHVISGAVTSSSLTTGYVKTMAKGSASATNTLSMYINTANGVVINGGAANGGATVTTADVMASNGVVHIVGNVIDLPTVTSHAIANPDFSILVQALTRNDQPDFAGILSGTQNSPFTVFAPTNSAFASLLTELNLTGLSQIPQATLENTLKYHVVAGQNILSASLMNNMSVTTFQGSNFTVNTQGGASIRDANGRVSTITATDVQASNGVVHVINKVLLPPM
- a CDS encoding succinate dehydrogenase/fumarate reductase iron-sulfur subunit; the encoded protein is MDLHLKIWRQKDRQSEGKLVNYDLTELNPHMSFLEMLDTLNEKLILEGDEPVEFDHDCREGICGQCGMMINGIAHGPLKQTTTCQLHLRSFKDGETILIEPFRAEAFPVKKDLKVDRSAFDRIISSGGFVSINTGQAPDATAIAVTHQTAEEAFDAAACIGCGACVATCKNASAALFTSAKITHMVSLPQGKEERSERVLNMVRQMDAEHFGHCSNTEACEVECPQGISVLSIARMNYEYNRALFFKKK
- a CDS encoding fumarate reductase/succinate dehydrogenase flavoprotein subunit; the encoded protein is MVLDSKIPEGPLEKKWENYKKTAKLVNPANRKKLDVIVVGTGLAGSSIAASLGEMGYNVKSFCFQDSPRRAHSVAAQGGVNAAKNYKNDGDSVYRMFVDTLKGGDFRAREANVYRMAECSLNLIDQAVAQGVPFGREYGGYLNNRSFGGVQVSRTFYARGQTGQQLLLGAYQALMRQVGKKSVQLFSRHEMLDLVVIDGKARGIIVRNLDTGAIERHAAHAVVLATGGYGKIYYLSTLAMGCNGSAIWRAHKKGALMASPSWIQVHPTSLPQSGDYQSKLTLMSESLRNDGRIWVPSNKNETRKANDIPENERDYYLERRYPAFGNLAPRDISSRAAKERIDAGFGIGPLKNAVYLDFSKAIKEQGKEKIQEKYGNLFDMYLKITGYDAYQEPMMISPSAHFSMGGLWVDYELMTTIPGLFALGEANFADHGANRLGANSLLQASVDGYFIAPYTIANYLSNEIHTGKIATTTPEFEKAENHVKQQIENFISIKGTKTVDYFHKTLGKLLYDYCGLARNEEGLKYAINEIRKLKQEFYKDVKVSGQGNAMNSELEKAGRVADYFEIGELMCYDALTRNESCGAHFREEFQTPDGEALRNDAEFQFISAWNWTGENKEPELVKEPLIFEEVKPTVRSYK
- a CDS encoding succinate dehydrogenase cytochrome b subunit, which gives rise to MLSTLSRKMLMCLTGLFLSFFLLIHFLGNLQLFLPQEQAHLQFNAYSHFLSGNILIKLVSYILYASIILHAIDGLVITLKNKKAGGNYQVENRGRASKWYSRNMGVLGTLILIFLVIHFQNFWYVYKFGNPPLDANGNKDLYIIVVTVFREWWYVLIYAISMIALCYHLIHGIHSAARTLGLYHPKFVRWFQRVGIAYSVIISIGFALMPVYIFFTYR